In a single window of the Catalinimonas alkaloidigena genome:
- the rplR gene encoding 50S ribosomal protein L18, with amino-acid sequence MTAIKTLKRTRIRYRIRKKVKGTAERPRLSVFRSNRDIYAQLIDDLKGTTLASASSRELSKESSTKTDLAKEVGKKLAEKAATSGIAAVVFDRGGYKYHGRVKALADGAREGGLKF; translated from the coding sequence ATGACCGCGATAAAGACTCTAAAAAGAACTCGGATTCGGTATCGGATTCGTAAAAAGGTAAAAGGCACTGCCGAGCGCCCTCGCCTTTCTGTCTTCCGTAGCAACCGCGATATCTACGCCCAGTTGATCGACGATTTGAAGGGCACTACTTTGGCAAGTGCGTCCAGCCGTGAATTGAGCAAAGAGTCTTCGACGAAGACAGATCTTGCGAAAGAGGTTGGTAAGAAACTAGCCGAGAAAGCAGCTACTAGTGGCATCGCTGCAGTAGTATTTGACCGTGGGGGGTATAAGTACCACGGACGTGTTAAAGCATTGGCAGATGGAGCCCGTGAAGGTGGGCTCAAATTCTAA
- the rplF gene encoding 50S ribosomal protein L6, whose amino-acid sequence MSRIGKKPITIPKGVEITVAKNNEVTVKGPKGTLTQKVDPDITVKIEDGELSVERPTEQKRHKALHGLYRALINNMVEGVSNGYKKELELVGVGYKATVTGNQLEMSLGYSHNIIMGLPPEIKATAVTEKGRSPVVTLESIDKQLIGQIAAKIREQRPVEPYKGKGVRFSGEVVRRKAGKTSAK is encoded by the coding sequence ATGTCACGTATAGGTAAGAAGCCCATCACCATCCCTAAGGGAGTAGAAATTACGGTTGCTAAAAACAACGAAGTTACAGTTAAAGGTCCTAAGGGTACACTGACACAAAAAGTAGACCCTGACATTACTGTAAAGATCGAAGATGGCGAGCTTTCAGTGGAGCGTCCGACGGAACAGAAACGTCACAAAGCGCTGCACGGTTTGTATCGTGCTTTGATCAACAACATGGTTGAAGGCGTTAGCAACGGCTATAAAAAAGAGTTGGAACTGGTTGGGGTGGGTTACAAAGCCACCGTAACGGGCAATCAGCTCGAAATGAGCTTGGGTTACTCTCATAATATCATTATGGGATTGCCTCCTGAAATTAAAGCTACGGCGGTTACGGAAAAAGGACGTTCTCCTGTAGTAACGCTGGAAAGTATTGACAAGCAGCTTATCGGTCAGATCGCCGCTAAAATTCGCGAGCAACGCCCTGTAGAGCCTTACAAAGGCAAAGGGGTTCGTTTCTCTGGAGAAGTGGTTCGTCGTAAAGCTGGTAAAACGTCAGCTAAATAA
- the rpsH gene encoding 30S ribosomal protein S8 has translation MITDPIADYLTRIRNAVKARHRIVDIPASNLKKELTKVLYDKGYIQNYKFEDNEVQGNIKIALKYDPSTKQSAILSLERISKPGLRKYASASELPRVLNGLGIAILSTSHGVMTDKEARAAHVGGEVLCYVY, from the coding sequence ATGATCACTGATCCCATTGCAGATTATCTCACGAGGATACGGAATGCGGTTAAAGCACGGCACCGTATTGTAGATATTCCTGCGTCAAATCTGAAGAAAGAGTTGACAAAAGTGCTTTACGACAAAGGCTATATTCAGAATTATAAGTTTGAAGATAATGAAGTTCAAGGCAATATTAAAATTGCTTTGAAGTACGATCCTTCGACAAAACAGTCTGCCATTCTTTCCTTAGAACGTATCAGTAAGCCAGGCTTGCGGAAGTATGCTTCGGCCTCTGAATTGCCTCGCGTATTGAATGGCCTGGGTATTGCGATCTTGTCGACCTCGCATGGGGTCATGACGGATAAAGAGGCGCGTGCCGCGCACGTTGGGGGAGAAGTTTTGTGTTACGTCTACTAA
- the rpsN gene encoding 30S ribosomal protein S14: MARESVKARERKRQEMVAKYAEKRKALKEAGDYVGLDKLPRNASPVRLHNRCRLTGRPRGYMRKFGISRVTFREMASAGKIPGVTKASW; encoded by the coding sequence ATGGCAAGAGAATCAGTAAAAGCACGTGAACGGAAGCGCCAGGAAATGGTGGCGAAGTACGCTGAAAAAAGAAAAGCTTTGAAAGAAGCTGGCGACTACGTAGGGTTGGACAAGCTACCCCGCAATGCTTCGCCTGTACGCCTCCATAACCGTTGCCGCTTGACCGGACGTCCTCGTGGTTACATGCGGAAGTTTGGGATCTCGCGGGTGACTTTTCGTGAGATGGCATCAGCAGGTAAAATTCCGGGTGTTACAAAAGCGAGTTGGTAA
- the rplE gene encoding 50S ribosomal protein L5, giving the protein MSTTARLKEKYHKEVAPALQQKFQYKSPMQVPRLTKICVNKGIGAAVADKKLVDVGVEELTTITGQKAVPTKARKAISNFKLREEMPIGARVTLRGDRMYEFMDRLMSVALPRVRDFRGINDKGFDGRGNYTLGVKEQIIFPEISIDKVAKISGMDITFVTTAQTDEESLELLKAFGLPFANQKK; this is encoded by the coding sequence ATGAGCACGACAGCAAGACTTAAAGAAAAATATCATAAGGAGGTTGCACCAGCACTGCAACAGAAGTTTCAGTACAAATCGCCGATGCAAGTACCACGTTTGACGAAGATTTGCGTCAACAAAGGAATCGGGGCAGCGGTAGCTGATAAAAAGTTGGTGGATGTAGGTGTAGAAGAGCTCACTACCATCACAGGACAGAAAGCTGTTCCGACTAAAGCGCGCAAGGCAATTTCAAACTTTAAATTGCGCGAAGAAATGCCGATCGGTGCACGCGTAACGCTGCGTGGTGATCGTATGTACGAATTCATGGACCGCCTGATGTCTGTGGCTTTGCCTCGTGTGCGTGATTTCCGTGGTATCAACGATAAAGGATTTGATGGGCGTGGCAACTATACCCTGGGAGTTAAAGAACAGATTATCTTTCCAGAAATTAGCATTGATAAAGTAGCTAAGATCTCAGGGATGGACATCACTTTCGTAACGACAGCCCAGACGGATGAAGAAAGTCTGGAGCTCCTGAAAGCTTTCGGATTGCCTTTCGCAAATCAAAAGAAATAA
- the rplX gene encoding 50S ribosomal protein L24: MKKTQLKNTKPLKLRIKTGDEVLVISGNHKNQRGKVLSVDRVRNRAIVEGINLINRAMKPSASNPQGEFVEKEAPIHISNLKLIEPATGETTRVGRKVNDQGKLQRYSKKTGDFIG; the protein is encoded by the coding sequence ATGAAAAAAACACAGCTTAAAAACACTAAGCCCCTAAAGCTGCGGATCAAAACCGGAGACGAAGTACTCGTCATTTCTGGTAACCATAAGAATCAGCGCGGAAAGGTATTATCGGTAGATCGCGTACGCAACCGGGCCATTGTTGAAGGAATTAACCTCATCAACCGCGCTATGAAGCCTTCAGCCTCCAATCCTCAAGGTGAATTTGTGGAGAAGGAAGCACCCATTCATATCAGCAACCTGAAGCTTATCGAGCCTGCCACGGGCGAAACTACGCGTGTAGGTCGTAAAGTTAACGATCAGGGCAAGCTGCAGCGTTACTCAAAGAAAACCGGTGATTTTATAGGTTAA
- the rplN gene encoding 50S ribosomal protein L14, which yields MIQQESRLSVADNSGAKEVLVIRVLGGTRKRYASVGDKIVVTVKSALSSSNMKKGTVSKAVVVRTKKEVRRKDGSYIRFEDNAVVLLNNNDEPRGTRIFGPVARELRERQFMKIVSLAPEVI from the coding sequence ATGATCCAGCAAGAATCCAGACTCAGCGTAGCCGATAACAGCGGCGCTAAAGAAGTGTTGGTGATCCGGGTACTAGGTGGTACACGTAAGCGCTATGCTTCGGTAGGCGATAAGATCGTTGTAACCGTTAAATCGGCTCTTTCGTCCAGCAACATGAAAAAAGGGACGGTTTCGAAAGCGGTAGTCGTACGGACTAAAAAAGAAGTACGTCGTAAAGACGGCTCTTACATCCGCTTCGAAGACAATGCCGTGGTCCTGCTCAACAATAACGACGAGCCTCGCGGAACCCGTATTTTCGGACCTGTTGCCCGTGAACTGCGCGAACGGCAGTTTATGAAAATTGTTTCTCTGGCTCCTGAAGTGATATAA
- the rpsQ gene encoding 30S ribosomal protein S17 → METEVSNPTTRNARKERIGQVVSNKMDKSITVAIVRKEKHPIYGKFVTKTKKLVAHDEKNDCNIGDLVKIMETRPLSKRKRWRLVEIIERAK, encoded by the coding sequence ATGGAGACCGAAGTAAGCAACCCAACCACTCGCAACGCCCGCAAAGAACGGATCGGGCAAGTGGTCAGCAATAAAATGGATAAGTCCATTACCGTCGCCATCGTACGGAAAGAAAAGCACCCGATCTACGGCAAGTTTGTGACGAAAACGAAAAAACTCGTTGCGCACGATGAGAAAAACGATTGTAACATCGGTGACCTGGTGAAAATTATGGAGACGCGTCCGTTGAGCAAGCGTAAGCGGTGGCGTTTGGTAGAAATCATAGAAAGAGCTAAATAA
- the rpmC gene encoding 50S ribosomal protein L29, which produces MKNDEIRALSTEEVQQKLQEEQQALQKLKFAHAISPLENPMKIRFARKNIARLHTEITARNKASENK; this is translated from the coding sequence ATGAAAAACGACGAAATCCGGGCCCTGAGCACTGAAGAAGTTCAGCAGAAATTGCAAGAAGAGCAGCAAGCCTTGCAAAAACTGAAGTTTGCCCACGCCATCTCGCCTCTTGAGAATCCGATGAAAATCCGTTTTGCACGGAAAAACATTGCTCGTTTGCATACCGAAATAACGGCGCGTAATAAGGCATCCGAAAACAAGTAA
- the rplP gene encoding 50S ribosomal protein L16 gives MLQPKRTKYRKQQKGRVRGIAQRGHNIAFGSFGIKSLETGWITSRQIEAARIAMTRAMKREGQVWVRIFPDKPITKKPAEVRMGKGKGAPEYWVARVKPGTILFESGGVDKALAQESLRLASQKLPLKTKFVIRRDYQE, from the coding sequence ATGTTACAGCCAAAAAGAACTAAATACAGAAAGCAGCAAAAAGGACGCGTACGGGGCATCGCCCAGCGGGGGCATAACATCGCCTTCGGTTCGTTCGGAATCAAATCGCTGGAAACTGGCTGGATCACCAGCCGTCAAATAGAAGCCGCTCGTATCGCAATGACGCGTGCTATGAAGCGTGAAGGCCAGGTATGGGTACGAATTTTCCCCGATAAGCCTATTACGAAAAAGCCTGCGGAAGTGCGGATGGGTAAAGGTAAAGGTGCACCAGAATATTGGGTAGCGCGTGTGAAGCCCGGCACGATCTTATTCGAATCTGGAGGTGTAGACAAAGCGTTGGCTCAAGAGTCTCTGCGCCTGGCCTCTCAGAAATTGCCGCTCAAAACTAAGTTTGTTATTCGCCGCGATTATCAAGAATAG
- the rpsC gene encoding 30S ribosomal protein S3, giving the protein MGQKVNPVGLRLGIIKGWESNWYGGKTFADKLIEDEKIRKYVLARIPKGGIARIIIERTIKRITLTIHTARPGVVIGKGGSEVDKIKEELKKLTNKDIQINIFEIKRPELDAKLIGESIAQQLQARISYRRAMKQAISSAMRVGAQGIKVKVSGRLGGAEIARTEMYKEGRIPLHTLRADIDYAISEANTVYGKIGIKVWVFKGEVYGKVDLSPNAAANAGSGNEPSGGRRRRGDRNDRGDDRSRRRRRR; this is encoded by the coding sequence ATGGGACAGAAAGTAAACCCCGTAGGACTCCGTTTAGGGATCATCAAAGGATGGGAATCCAACTGGTATGGCGGTAAAACCTTTGCGGACAAACTCATAGAAGACGAAAAAATCCGCAAATACGTTCTCGCCCGGATTCCCAAAGGGGGGATTGCCCGGATCATCATTGAACGTACGATCAAACGCATTACCCTGACGATCCATACGGCACGTCCCGGAGTGGTTATCGGGAAAGGCGGATCTGAAGTAGATAAGATCAAGGAAGAGCTGAAAAAGCTTACCAATAAAGATATTCAGATCAATATCTTCGAGATCAAGCGTCCCGAGTTGGATGCAAAGCTGATTGGTGAGTCGATTGCTCAGCAATTGCAAGCACGTATCTCGTACCGCCGTGCTATGAAGCAAGCCATCTCGTCAGCTATGCGCGTAGGTGCCCAAGGAATCAAGGTGAAAGTATCGGGTCGTCTGGGTGGAGCTGAAATTGCCCGTACAGAAATGTACAAAGAGGGACGTATTCCACTGCATACGTTACGTGCTGATATCGACTACGCTATTTCGGAAGCAAATACAGTTTACGGAAAGATTGGCATTAAAGTGTGGGTATTTAAAGGAGAGGTATACGGTAAAGTAGATCTTTCGCCCAATGCTGCAGCCAATGCTGGCTCTGGAAATGAGCCCTCCGGTGGCCGTCGCCGTCGTGGTGATCGCAACGACCGGGGAGACGATCGTTCTCGTCGTCGTAGAAGAAGATAA
- the rplV gene encoding 50S ribosomal protein L22, translating to MEAVAKLKNVPSSPRKMRLLADLVRGKRVDHALNILKVQSRYGADQLYKLVRSAVANWEEKNPEGRPEEMGLYIKTIQVDGGRMLKRLQPAPQGRAHRIRKRSNHITLVVDSKVAVEVEEADVNNESESAN from the coding sequence ATGGAAGCAGTTGCTAAACTTAAGAACGTTCCTTCCTCGCCGCGAAAAATGCGCCTGCTGGCTGACTTGGTTCGTGGGAAGCGGGTGGATCACGCACTGAATATCTTAAAAGTGCAGTCTCGGTACGGTGCCGACCAACTTTACAAGTTAGTTCGCTCGGCAGTCGCCAACTGGGAGGAAAAAAATCCTGAAGGTCGTCCTGAAGAGATGGGCCTTTACATTAAAACCATTCAGGTTGACGGTGGGCGGATGCTCAAGCGTTTGCAGCCCGCTCCTCAGGGACGTGCCCATCGCATCCGGAAACGCTCGAACCACATCACCCTAGTGGTGGATAGCAAAGTGGCCGTCGAGGTAGAAGAAGCAGACGTAAATAACGAATCCGAATCAGCTAACTGA
- the rpsS gene encoding 30S ribosomal protein S19: MSRSLKKGPYIDFRLENKVDSMNNSGKKTVIKTWSRRSMISPDFVGHTFAVHNGNKFIPVYVTENMVGHKLGEFAPTRNFRGHIAKKDKGRR, translated from the coding sequence ATGTCACGTTCGCTCAAAAAAGGGCCATACATCGACTTTCGCTTGGAAAACAAAGTGGATTCGATGAACAATTCAGGCAAAAAGACCGTCATCAAGACTTGGTCACGTCGCTCCATGATCTCTCCGGACTTTGTCGGTCACACGTTCGCTGTGCATAACGGAAATAAATTTATTCCCGTGTATGTGACAGAAAACATGGTCGGTCACAAACTGGGTGAATTTGCCCCTACGCGAAACTTTCGCGGACACATCGCCAAGAAAGACAAAGGCAGAAGATAA
- the rplB gene encoding 50S ribosomal protein L2 — MAIKKLKPTTPGQRFRLAPSFEEITKASPEKSLLRPIKKSGGRNSNGRRTVRQLGGGHKRRYRVIDFKRDKENVPATVKSIEYDPNRSARIALLFYADGEKRYIIAPEGLTVGQQLVSGPEVAPELGNALPMSAMPLGTIVHNIEMKPGKGGQLARSAGTYAQVVAREGKYVTLKMPSGEMRMILGTCMATVGTVSNADHMNVQIGKAGRKRWLGRRPRVRGVVMNPVDHPMGGGEGRASGGHPRSRNGILAKGFKTRSKRKPSDKFIVSRRKK; from the coding sequence ATGGCAATTAAGAAATTAAAACCTACAACGCCGGGGCAGCGTTTCCGTCTGGCTCCTTCGTTTGAGGAAATTACAAAGGCAAGTCCGGAGAAGTCTCTCTTGCGTCCGATCAAGAAATCGGGTGGCCGGAATAGCAATGGCCGTCGTACCGTTCGCCAGTTAGGTGGAGGTCACAAGCGTCGCTATCGTGTGATTGACTTCAAGCGTGATAAAGAAAATGTACCTGCTACGGTAAAGAGCATTGAATACGATCCGAACCGTAGTGCGCGTATCGCGCTTCTTTTCTACGCAGATGGTGAAAAGCGTTACATCATTGCCCCGGAAGGATTGACGGTCGGTCAGCAGCTCGTATCAGGACCTGAAGTCGCTCCTGAATTGGGAAATGCACTGCCGATGAGTGCTATGCCGCTGGGTACGATTGTACACAACATTGAGATGAAGCCTGGCAAAGGCGGACAGCTGGCGCGCAGCGCTGGGACCTACGCTCAAGTAGTAGCGCGTGAAGGAAAATACGTTACGCTGAAAATGCCTTCGGGTGAGATGCGTATGATCCTGGGTACGTGCATGGCTACCGTAGGAACCGTGTCGAACGCAGATCACATGAACGTGCAGATCGGTAAAGCAGGTCGTAAGCGTTGGCTGGGTCGCCGTCCTCGTGTTCGCGGTGTCGTCATGAACCCTGTGGATCACCCGATGGGTGGTGGTGAAGGCCGTGCTTCAGGTGGGCACCCACGTTCGCGTAACGGTATCTTGGCAAAAGGCTTTAAAACGCGCAGCAAGAGAAAACCATCTGATAAATTCATCGTCAGCAGAAGGAAGAAATAA
- the rplW gene encoding 50S ribosomal protein L23: MRSILIRPLVTEKFTKLNEKGVYGFEVNRDSDKLQIRHEIESMYNVRVKSVRTVNYQGKPKSRYTKAGVISGRTQNTKRAYVQLAEGEFIDFYENI, from the coding sequence ATGCGTAGCATTTTAATCCGACCCCTCGTTACGGAAAAGTTTACCAAGTTGAACGAAAAAGGAGTATACGGTTTTGAAGTAAATCGCGACTCTGATAAGCTTCAGATACGCCATGAGATTGAGAGCATGTACAATGTGCGTGTAAAATCTGTGCGGACCGTAAACTATCAAGGAAAGCCTAAGTCGCGTTACACCAAAGCTGGCGTGATTTCAGGGCGCACTCAAAATACCAAGCGTGCTTACGTTCAGTTGGCCGAAGGTGAATTCATCGACTTCTACGAGAATATCTAA
- the rplD gene encoding 50S ribosomal protein L4 encodes MELPVLNIDGKETGRTVTLPQGVFGIEPSEHAVYLDVKQYLANQRQGTHKSKERAEIAGSTKKIKRQKGTGGARAGSLKSPVFVGGGRIFGPRPRNYSFKLNKKVKALARRSALAQKALSESITVLEKPTLDKPSTKQFATMLSNLSVGSGKTLFILGDLDKNLILSGRNLAKSKVTTVSHLNTYEVMNADRIILSEEAIGKFEELLNK; translated from the coding sequence ATGGAACTGCCTGTATTAAATATAGACGGGAAGGAGACAGGCCGTACGGTAACCCTGCCCCAAGGAGTCTTCGGTATTGAGCCGAGCGAGCACGCGGTTTATCTGGACGTTAAGCAGTACCTGGCGAATCAGCGTCAAGGAACGCATAAGTCGAAAGAGCGTGCTGAGATAGCCGGCTCTACCAAGAAGATCAAGCGTCAAAAAGGAACAGGTGGTGCACGGGCAGGCAGCCTGAAGTCGCCGGTTTTTGTCGGTGGTGGACGGATTTTTGGTCCGCGTCCTCGGAACTACAGCTTCAAGCTCAATAAAAAAGTAAAAGCGCTGGCACGTCGTTCGGCGTTGGCGCAAAAAGCTTTGAGTGAAAGCATCACAGTTTTGGAAAAGCCTACGCTTGATAAACCTAGCACCAAACAGTTTGCCACTATGTTGAGCAATCTGTCGGTAGGCTCGGGCAAAACGCTCTTTATTCTCGGGGATCTCGATAAAAACTTGATTTTGTCAGGTCGTAACTTGGCAAAGAGCAAAGTTACTACGGTTAGCCACCTGAACACTTACGAGGTGATGAACGCCGATCGTATCATCTTGAGCGAAGAGGCGATTGGTAAATTCGAAGAACTTTTGAACAAGTAA
- the rplC gene encoding 50S ribosomal protein L3, translating to MSGIIGKKIGMTSIYSADGQNVACTVVEAGPCVVTQVKTPETDGYKALQLGYGEKKEKRATKAAIGHFKKANTTAKRKVVEFKYFEQEFNLGDTIDVSLFEVGEFIDAVGTSKGKGFQGVVKRHGFGGVGGQTHGQHNRQRHPGSIGACSFPSRVFKGMRMAGRMGGQRVKVQNLRVLKVYPEKNLILVSGSIPGAKNSFVILEK from the coding sequence ATGTCAGGTATTATTGGTAAAAAAATCGGAATGACTAGCATCTATAGTGCCGATGGACAGAACGTCGCATGCACAGTAGTAGAAGCTGGTCCTTGTGTGGTCACGCAAGTAAAAACGCCCGAAACGGATGGCTATAAGGCTCTCCAGTTGGGGTATGGCGAAAAGAAAGAAAAGCGCGCCACTAAGGCCGCAATAGGCCACTTCAAGAAAGCAAATACCACTGCCAAACGGAAAGTGGTAGAGTTCAAATATTTTGAGCAGGAATTCAACCTGGGCGATACGATCGATGTCTCTCTTTTTGAAGTAGGCGAGTTTATCGATGCAGTAGGCACCTCAAAAGGAAAAGGCTTTCAGGGGGTTGTGAAACGTCACGGCTTCGGTGGTGTGGGTGGACAAACGCACGGTCAGCATAACCGTCAGCGTCACCCCGGATCTATTGGTGCTTGCTCGTTTCCTTCGCGTGTATTCAAGGGAATGCGCATGGCGGGTCGCATGGGCGGCCAACGGGTGAAAGTTCAGAACCTGCGCGTTCTGAAAGTGTACCCGGAGAAAAATCTGATCTTGGTGAGTGGCTCTATCCCTGGAGCTAAAAATTCATTTGTAATTCTCGAGAAATAA
- the rpsJ gene encoding 30S ribosomal protein S10: MNQKIRIKLKSYDHNLVDKSSEKIVRAVKATGAVVSGPIPLPTEKSIYTVLRSPHVNKKAREQFQLCTYKRLVDIHSSSAKTVDALMKLELPSGVDVEIKV, translated from the coding sequence ATGAACCAGAAAATTAGAATCAAGCTTAAGTCTTACGACCATAACTTGGTCGACAAGTCTTCCGAAAAGATTGTTCGCGCCGTAAAAGCTACTGGAGCGGTAGTGAGTGGTCCTATTCCGTTGCCGACTGAAAAGTCGATCTACACCGTGCTGCGTTCGCCGCACGTGAATAAGAAGGCGCGTGAGCAATTTCAATTGTGTACTTATAAGCGCTTGGTAGATATTCATTCTTCAAGTGCAAAAACTGTAGACGCTCTGATGAAGCTTGAACTCCCCAGTGGAGTCGATGTAGAAATCAAGGTGTGA
- the fusA gene encoding elongation factor G encodes MARDLKYTRNIGIAAHIDAGKTTTTERILFYSGVSHKIGEVHDGAATMDWMEQEQERGITITSAATTVSWPYRGEQYHLNIIDTPGHVDFTVEVNRSLRVLDGLVFLFSAVDGVEPQSETNWRLANNYNVARIGFVNKMDRSGADFLAVCKQVKEMLGSNAVALQLPIGAEDHFRGVVDLVNFRGIIWNEEDMGMTFTEVPIPDDMMDEATEYREKLLEAVAEYDESLMEKYFEDPESITEDEIMNALRRATIDMAIVPMLCGSSFKNKGVQTMLDYVMALCPSPLDRESIKGTDPDTGAEIKRKPSDKEPFAGLAFKIATDPYVGRLCFVRAYSGVLESGSYIYNTRSNNKERISRIFQMHANKQNQIERLSAGDIAAVVGFKDIKTGDTLCDQSAKIVLESMVFPEPVIGYAIEPKTQADMDKLSNGIAKLVEEDPTLQVNTDHETGQTILRGMGELHLEIIIDRLKREFKVEINQGAPQVAYKEALTKAVEHREVYKKQTGGRGKFADIVFELGPREDETQGLEFKNEIVGGVIPREFIPAIQKGFDEAMKNGPLAGYPIEAMKVRLYHGSFHDVDSDSLSFEMAARLGFKEAARQAGPKIMEPIMNVDVVTPEEFTGPITGDLNRRRGIMRGMDTKAGAQVIKANVPLSELFGYVTDLRTISSGRATASLTFSHYEFVPNNLAEAIISKSKGAAVN; translated from the coding sequence ATGGCACGCGATTTAAAATACACCAGGAATATAGGAATTGCTGCGCACATCGACGCAGGTAAAACGACTACGACAGAACGCATTCTGTTCTACTCTGGGGTAAGTCACAAAATCGGGGAGGTGCACGATGGTGCCGCCACGATGGACTGGATGGAGCAAGAACAGGAGCGCGGTATTACCATTACGTCTGCAGCTACTACCGTTAGCTGGCCATACAGAGGCGAGCAGTATCACCTCAATATCATTGATACGCCCGGGCACGTGGACTTTACCGTAGAGGTAAACCGTTCGCTGCGCGTATTGGATGGGCTGGTGTTCTTGTTCAGCGCGGTAGATGGGGTAGAGCCTCAGTCTGAAACCAACTGGCGTCTGGCGAATAACTACAATGTAGCCCGCATTGGTTTTGTGAACAAGATGGACCGTTCCGGCGCTGACTTCCTGGCGGTTTGCAAGCAGGTAAAAGAAATGCTCGGCAGCAACGCAGTTGCGTTGCAGCTGCCAATTGGTGCTGAAGATCACTTCCGGGGTGTGGTTGACTTGGTCAACTTCCGGGGCATTATCTGGAACGAGGAAGATATGGGCATGACGTTTACCGAGGTGCCTATTCCTGACGATATGATGGATGAAGCGACGGAGTATCGTGAAAAGCTGTTGGAAGCAGTAGCTGAGTACGACGAGTCGCTGATGGAGAAGTATTTCGAAGATCCTGAGTCGATCACCGAAGACGAGATCATGAACGCGCTTCGTCGCGCAACTATCGATATGGCCATCGTTCCTATGCTTTGTGGTTCTTCGTTTAAGAACAAGGGCGTACAAACGATGCTGGATTACGTGATGGCCTTGTGCCCTTCGCCGCTCGATCGTGAAAGCATCAAAGGAACGGATCCAGACACAGGGGCTGAAATTAAGCGTAAGCCTTCTGATAAAGAACCTTTTGCTGGTTTGGCTTTCAAAATCGCTACCGATCCTTACGTAGGTCGCCTTTGCTTCGTACGTGCTTACTCAGGAGTATTGGAGTCAGGTTCTTACATCTACAATACTCGCTCGAACAATAAGGAGCGTATCTCGCGTATCTTCCAAATGCACGCTAACAAGCAGAATCAGATTGAGCGTCTGAGTGCGGGGGATATTGCAGCGGTTGTCGGCTTTAAAGACATCAAAACGGGTGATACCTTGTGTGATCAGAGCGCTAAGATTGTGCTCGAGTCCATGGTGTTCCCTGAGCCTGTAATCGGTTATGCTATCGAGCCTAAGACGCAGGCCGATATGGATAAGTTGAGCAACGGGATCGCTAAATTGGTAGAAGAGGATCCGACTCTGCAAGTGAATACTGACCACGAAACAGGGCAAACCATCCTGCGGGGTATGGGTGAGCTTCACTTGGAAATCATCATCGATCGCTTGAAGCGTGAATTTAAAGTAGAGATCAACCAGGGGGCTCCCCAGGTGGCCTACAAAGAAGCGCTCACCAAAGCGGTTGAACACCGTGAAGTCTACAAAAAGCAAACCGGTGGTCGTGGTAAGTTCGCAGACATCGTCTTTGAACTTGGGCCACGGGAAGATGAAACCCAAGGGCTTGAGTTTAAAAACGAGATTGTCGGTGGTGTCATTCCTCGCGAATTCATTCCTGCCATCCAGAAAGGTTTCGATGAAGCGATGAAGAATGGACCGTTGGCGGGCTATCCTATCGAAGCGATGAAGGTGCGTCTTTACCACGGATCCTTCCACGATGTTGACTCTGATTCGCTCTCTTTCGAAATGGCAGCACGTTTGGGCTTTAAAGAAGCCGCTCGTCAGGCCGGACCGAAAATCATGGAACCTATCATGAATGTGGATGTGGTAACACCGGAAGAGTTTACCGGTCCTATCACAGGTGACCTGAACCGTCGTCGTGGCATCATGCGCGGTATGGATACCAAAGCGGGTGCGCAGGTAATCAAAGCGAATGTGCCCCTGTCGGAGCTTTTTGGCTACGTAACCGATCTGCGTACGATCTCTTCGGGACGTGCAACCGCTTCTCTGACTTTCTCTCACTATGAGTTTGTGCCGAACAACTTAGCAGAGGCAATCATCTCTAAAAGCAAAGGCGCGGCAGTTAATTAA